In Nitrosospira briensis C-128, a genomic segment contains:
- a CDS encoding efflux RND transporter periplasmic adaptor subunit yields MPPEMPIKEVSPRKLRGAAIVAAVIVTIIVITGLVMRKSDDKQLRDWTDDQAIPTVAILKPGKRGNVATLDLPGRLEPFSNASLYARVSGYLKSWKVDIGKPVKVGQLLAEIETPDLDQQLLQGKADLASAEATAALAEITAKRWKLLVDSKYVSKQAADEKIADFMTKQALAQSARANVDRLKTLKNFARIVAPFDGIVTARGTDIGALINGGSGSGVGISPGTGTGSGAGSTGGMGQELFQISNTKKLRVYVNVPQTYVPSIRPNTQAKITVPERPGQSYVAAVASSAQAVDMASGSTLMQILVDNAEGELLPGAFANVSFELPHDVVVLSVPASALMFDKAGLRVATVGADNKVVLKTVTILRDLGKIIELGSGLAPDDHIIESPPDGIATGDTVRIAQSAKKPDGTANTRSNGKGLY; encoded by the coding sequence GTGCCACCTGAAATGCCTATCAAGGAAGTTTCTCCGCGCAAGCTTCGCGGCGCCGCCATCGTCGCGGCGGTCATCGTTACGATCATCGTCATCACCGGCCTCGTCATGCGAAAATCCGACGACAAGCAGCTTCGCGACTGGACCGACGATCAGGCGATCCCGACCGTTGCCATACTCAAGCCCGGCAAGCGCGGCAATGTCGCTACCCTTGATCTACCCGGTCGTCTGGAGCCCTTTTCAAACGCATCGCTGTATGCCCGCGTCAGCGGTTACCTGAAGAGCTGGAAAGTCGACATCGGCAAACCGGTCAAGGTCGGCCAACTGCTCGCCGAGATCGAGACCCCGGACCTCGACCAGCAGTTGCTACAGGGGAAAGCCGATCTCGCCAGCGCAGAGGCGACTGCGGCACTTGCTGAAATTACGGCAAAACGCTGGAAATTGCTGGTGGATTCCAAGTATGTATCGAAGCAGGCTGCCGACGAAAAAATTGCCGATTTCATGACCAAGCAGGCGTTGGCGCAATCCGCTCGGGCGAATGTCGACCGCTTGAAGACATTGAAGAATTTCGCGCGCATCGTCGCGCCGTTCGATGGCATTGTCACCGCTCGCGGCACCGACATCGGCGCGCTGATCAATGGGGGCAGCGGTAGTGGTGTCGGCATCAGCCCCGGCACTGGCACAGGAAGCGGTGCCGGCAGTACCGGCGGAATGGGCCAGGAACTCTTCCAGATATCGAATACGAAGAAGTTGCGTGTATATGTCAACGTGCCGCAGACCTACGTACCCAGTATCCGCCCCAATACCCAGGCAAAAATCACGGTGCCCGAACGTCCAGGCCAGAGCTACGTTGCGGCCGTGGCATCTTCGGCCCAGGCGGTCGATATGGCATCAGGCTCGACATTGATGCAGATCCTGGTCGATAACGCGGAAGGCGAACTGCTGCCGGGCGCCTTCGCGAACGTAAGTTTCGAGCTGCCTCACGACGTTGTCGTGCTGAGCGTGCCAGCCAGCGCCTTGATGTTCGACAAGGCCGGACTGCGTGTTGCCACAGTGGGCGCCGACAATAAGGTTGTGCTGAAGACTGTCACGATCTTGCGCGATCTCGGCAAGATCATCGAGTTGGGTTCGGGCCTTGCTCCCGACGATCACATCATTGAAAGTCCGCCCGACGGTATCGCCACTGGCGATACCGTGCGCATCGCCCAATCCGCGAAAAAACCGGATGGCACGGCGAATACGCGTAGTAACGGCAAGGGTCTCTATTAA
- a CDS encoding bifunctional aminoglycoside phosphotransferase/ATP-binding protein, which produces MTNTFKQSQQPSRTPSTDERAQRSLVNALLDPRRYPHAVKNVRLTETHISWVLLAGRYAYKIKKSVDLGFVNFTSLALRRYYCEEEIRLNRRLAPQIYLDVVPIGGTLEMPEFNALPALEYAVRMRRFASSKQLDRLVSRDQILPRHMDSLAATIAHFHGSLPAAEAGSEYGSTAAVYSAVSKIFEQLQVLLKDSKDEAGVIALCHAGEAEYAKCLVRFEQRHAGGFIRECHGDLHLGNIALIGQRPIPFDGIEFDPALRWIDVISEVAFTVMDLLHCRRPDLAYRFLNAYLEATGDYSGVSVLRYYIYYRAAVRAMVNAIRAGQASLPQRARGKASASCRSFLALAAEGIAKRCPGLIITHGLPGSGKTTFAQAALERFQAIRIRSDVERKRLFGLPPLADSRSQIGDIYGADATQRTYARLHELARELLTEGALVIVDAAFLKQHERELFRQLAQELGASFAIASLQAGAATLRARVIQRQNDSNDASEANLAVLESLQEKQEVLSPQERLHAVAFFNEGDSSTTDLEAWGKLTRLLYTYGDKDIPAIRRDR; this is translated from the coding sequence ATGACCAATACGTTCAAACAATCGCAGCAGCCCTCCAGGACTCCATCCACTGACGAGCGTGCTCAACGCAGCCTGGTCAATGCCTTGCTGGATCCCCGCCGCTATCCACATGCGGTGAAGAACGTGCGGCTGACCGAAACCCACATTTCGTGGGTGCTGCTGGCGGGACGATATGCCTATAAGATAAAAAAATCAGTCGACCTGGGCTTTGTCAATTTTACCAGCCTGGCCTTACGCCGCTATTACTGTGAAGAAGAGATTCGGCTTAATCGCCGTCTCGCGCCGCAGATATATCTCGATGTCGTCCCCATCGGGGGAACACTGGAAATGCCTGAGTTCAATGCACTGCCGGCTTTAGAATATGCTGTGCGGATGCGACGTTTTGCTTCGTCCAAACAATTGGATCGACTGGTGTCGCGCGACCAAATCCTGCCGCGTCATATGGATAGTCTCGCCGCAACGATCGCGCATTTCCATGGCAGCCTGCCTGCGGCAGAAGCGGGGTCCGAGTATGGTTCCACTGCTGCCGTATATTCGGCGGTATCGAAAATTTTCGAGCAATTACAAGTTTTGTTGAAGGATAGCAAGGATGAGGCCGGCGTGATTGCACTGTGCCACGCCGGCGAGGCTGAATATGCCAAATGCCTGGTTCGGTTCGAACAGCGCCATGCAGGAGGCTTTATTCGCGAATGTCATGGCGATCTGCACCTCGGCAATATTGCGCTTATCGGTCAGCGGCCCATTCCCTTCGACGGCATCGAATTCGATCCTGCATTACGCTGGATCGACGTGATTAGCGAAGTCGCCTTTACTGTGATGGACTTGCTGCACTGCCGGCGGCCTGATCTCGCCTACCGTTTCCTGAATGCCTATCTGGAAGCCACCGGCGACTATAGCGGCGTATCGGTGCTGCGTTACTATATCTACTACCGTGCCGCAGTGCGTGCCATGGTCAATGCCATCCGCGCCGGACAGGCAAGCCTGCCTCAGCGTGCCAGGGGGAAGGCATCGGCAAGCTGCCGCAGTTTTCTTGCTCTGGCTGCGGAGGGCATCGCCAAGCGCTGCCCTGGACTCATCATCACCCATGGCTTGCCGGGGTCGGGCAAGACGACCTTTGCACAGGCCGCATTGGAACGGTTCCAGGCAATACGCATCCGCTCCGACGTGGAGCGCAAGCGTTTATTCGGATTGCCGCCGCTGGCGGACAGTCGCTCGCAGATAGGCGACATATACGGGGCAGATGCGACACAGCGCACCTATGCACGCCTCCATGAACTGGCACGGGAACTACTTACTGAGGGCGCTTTGGTAATCGTGGACGCGGCTTTTCTCAAACAGCATGAGCGTGAGCTTTTTCGCCAGCTCGCACAGGAGCTTGGGGCATCATTTGCCATCGCGTCGCTGCAGGCCGGCGCAGCCACCCTGCGCGCACGCGTCATTCAGCGGCAGAATGACTCGAACGATGCATCCGAAGCGAATCTCGCGGTGCTGGAATCATTGCAGGAAAAACAGGAAGTACTATCGCCGCAGGAGCGACTCCATGCGGTAGCGTTTTTCAATGAGGGCGACAGTTCGACAACCGATCTGGAGGCATGGGGGAAATTGACCCGATTGCTCTACACGTATGGCGATAAGGATATCCCGGCAATTCGAAGGGATAGATGA
- a CDS encoding isochorismatase family protein, which produces MKASLAAGDALIFVDVQNDFLPGGSLAVPAGNEIIPILNRYIALFHAYGLAIFATRDWHPPDHCSFIEQGGPWPPHCVEASPGAAFPASLEFPCDIQIISKATTREKDAYSGFTDTRLNALLKSSGIGRVFIGGLATEYCVLNTVKDALQLGYATFILTDAVRAINSSSNGGLHALEEMEHLGAVPIHFEAISA; this is translated from the coding sequence GTGAAAGCCAGCCTGGCTGCCGGAGACGCGCTGATTTTCGTGGACGTGCAGAACGACTTTCTCCCCGGCGGTAGCCTGGCCGTGCCTGCCGGCAACGAAATCATTCCGATACTCAATCGTTACATAGCGCTTTTTCATGCATATGGGTTGGCTATTTTCGCCACTCGCGATTGGCATCCGCCGGACCACTGCTCATTTATCGAACAGGGAGGGCCGTGGCCGCCTCACTGCGTCGAAGCAAGCCCGGGCGCGGCATTTCCCGCCAGCCTTGAGTTCCCATGCGATATACAAATTATTTCCAAGGCGACCACTAGAGAAAAGGACGCGTATTCCGGCTTTACCGATACCCGGCTCAATGCTTTACTGAAGTCGTCCGGCATCGGGCGCGTATTTATCGGAGGGCTCGCTACAGAATATTGTGTGCTCAATACCGTGAAAGATGCCCTGCAGCTTGGCTATGCGACCTTCATCCTCACGGACGCGGTCCGTGCGATCAATTCAAGCTCGAATGGCGGTTTGCATGCGCTTGAAGAAATGGAGCATCTTGGCGCTGTCCCCATCCATTTTGAAGCGATTTCGGCGTGA
- a CDS encoding universal stress protein, whose protein sequence is MYQNILVPVDGSTTSNLAIQEAARFAQHQEQSTHLELVHVVADIHLMDANSYINYDEMKEIETSIGKKILAQAQTLARQAGMTAEVKLLEAGGDRIASVLVAEARRWPADLIVIGTHGRSGFSRVLFGSVAEGVVRTAHIPVLLIRGA, encoded by the coding sequence ATGTATCAAAATATTCTGGTTCCAGTTGACGGTAGTACAACCTCCAACCTTGCAATACAGGAAGCCGCCCGGTTTGCCCAACATCAAGAGCAAAGTACGCACTTGGAACTGGTGCACGTGGTCGCCGACATCCATCTTATGGACGCAAACAGCTATATCAATTACGACGAGATGAAAGAAATAGAAACGAGCATCGGCAAAAAAATACTGGCACAAGCACAAACGTTGGCGCGGCAAGCAGGCATGACAGCGGAGGTAAAGCTGCTCGAGGCCGGTGGCGATCGCATCGCCAGTGTACTCGTAGCGGAAGCCAGACGCTGGCCAGCCGACTTGATCGTCATAGGGACCCATGGCCGCTCCGGCTTCAGCCGCGTACTGTTCGGCAGTGTCGCCGAAGGAGTAGTGCGCACCGCCCATATACCCGTGCTCCTGATTCGCGGCGCTTAG
- the hpf gene encoding ribosome hibernation-promoting factor, HPF/YfiA family, which translates to MKFQLQITTRDVPHSEALENHIRQKAEKLETFYSNIIGCRVVIEVPHKHKHQGRVFDVRIDITVPGKELVVTREADEDVYVALRDAFGAAKRQLEDYGRRQRGDIKAHAPVLRGKVVRLIAEEEYGFIETPDGQELYFHRENLANINFDQLAEGSEVQFLEDIGSEGFQAKRVSTGKHHAGGDEEEEE; encoded by the coding sequence ATGAAATTCCAACTGCAAATCACGACACGCGATGTTCCCCATTCTGAAGCACTGGAAAACCATATCCGGCAAAAAGCGGAAAAGCTCGAGACATTTTATTCGAATATCATTGGATGCCGCGTGGTAATCGAGGTTCCGCATAAACACAAACATCAAGGCCGTGTGTTCGATGTGCGTATCGACATTACCGTGCCGGGCAAGGAGCTTGTGGTGACCCGAGAGGCGGATGAGGATGTGTATGTTGCGCTGCGTGACGCATTTGGCGCCGCCAAACGCCAGCTTGAAGACTATGGTCGCCGCCAGCGGGGCGACATCAAGGCGCATGCGCCTGTATTGCGCGGCAAAGTAGTGCGTCTGATTGCAGAGGAGGAGTATGGTTTCATCGAGACGCCCGACGGGCAGGAACTATACTTTCATCGCGAAAACCTCGCTAACATCAATTTTGATCAACTGGCGGAGGGCAGTGAGGTACAGTTCCTGGAGGATATCGGCAGCGAGGGCTTTCAGGCAAAACGGGTGAGCACGGGTAAGCACCATGCCGGAGGAGACGAGGAAGAGGAAGAGTAA
- the nrtS gene encoding nitrate/nitrite transporter NrtS — protein MRHLRAIKCSIEDRNTRFVAYWVTVVVGSCLIAINQGIPLLLGEPMTLGRWISACITPVVPFLVSCHGQGMKKTG, from the coding sequence ATGCGGCATTTGCGTGCGATTAAATGTTCTATTGAAGATCGCAATACACGGTTCGTGGCCTATTGGGTCACCGTCGTGGTGGGATCGTGCCTTATTGCGATAAATCAGGGGATTCCATTGCTTTTAGGAGAGCCGATGACGCTCGGACGGTGGATTTCGGCCTGCATCACCCCGGTGGTTCCGTTCCTGGTGAGTTGCCACGGACAAGGAATGAAAAAGACGGGCTAG
- a CDS encoding nicotinate phosphoribosyltransferase has translation MNPLSSPLLTDHYQLMMLQSYLEQHMEETAVFELFVRKLAPGRNFMVAAGLEQALDFLENIRFSPEELAWLAPRFAPSLIAYLEQFRFDGDVHAMPEGSLFFPDEPILRITATLPQAQLVESRIMNLMHFETLIASKAARSVLVAPDKFLVDFGMRRAHGAEAALLAARASYLAGFSGTATVLAGAVYGIPLFGTLAHSYIQAHEDEATAFEQFAHCHPDNVILLIDTYDTEAAAAKVVALGRKLLACGIHVKGVRLDSGDLATHARQVRQILNEGGLEKTTIFASGNLDEYRLRALLSSATSPAAPIDGFGIGTALDVSSDAPSLDCAYKLQEYAGKARRKRSEGKATWPGRKQVYRKYNSADGSMAGDIVALAENDSHDGEPLIVPVMQAGRRINESTPLNEIRRRTLENYTRLPKPMTTLEVVTAYPVEISTSLRALAKHLDEVQSLDAI, from the coding sequence GTGAATCCGCTTTCCAGTCCGCTATTGACTGACCATTATCAGCTTATGATGTTGCAGAGCTACCTTGAGCAGCACATGGAGGAAACCGCGGTATTTGAGCTCTTCGTACGCAAGCTCGCCCCGGGGCGGAATTTTATGGTTGCGGCCGGGCTGGAACAGGCGCTTGATTTTCTGGAAAACATAAGATTTTCGCCGGAAGAGCTGGCCTGGCTTGCTCCACGTTTCGCACCTTCTCTTATCGCCTACCTCGAGCAATTTCGTTTTGACGGCGATGTTCACGCTATGCCGGAAGGAAGCCTTTTTTTTCCGGATGAGCCTATCCTGCGGATTACCGCTACGCTGCCACAAGCTCAGCTGGTCGAATCGCGCATTATGAATCTGATGCATTTTGAAACGTTGATCGCCTCCAAGGCGGCCCGCTCCGTGCTGGTTGCGCCAGATAAGTTTCTGGTTGATTTCGGCATGCGCCGTGCACACGGGGCGGAGGCGGCGCTGCTCGCCGCGCGGGCGAGCTATCTGGCAGGATTTTCCGGTACTGCTACCGTATTAGCCGGGGCAGTGTATGGAATCCCGCTGTTCGGTACCCTGGCTCATTCCTACATTCAGGCACATGAGGACGAAGCAACTGCTTTCGAGCAATTTGCACATTGCCATCCGGACAACGTGATTCTGTTGATCGATACCTATGACACCGAGGCCGCCGCAGCCAAGGTGGTTGCGCTGGGTCGCAAACTTCTAGCATGTGGTATCCACGTTAAAGGTGTGCGGCTCGATAGCGGCGATCTTGCGACCCATGCCCGGCAGGTGCGCCAAATACTGAACGAAGGCGGATTAGAAAAGACGACCATTTTTGCCAGCGGAAATCTGGATGAGTACCGGTTGCGCGCGCTGTTGTCTTCAGCCACATCGCCCGCTGCGCCAATAGATGGTTTTGGTATAGGGACGGCACTCGATGTCTCCAGCGATGCACCTTCGCTGGATTGTGCGTACAAGCTCCAGGAATATGCCGGTAAAGCGCGGCGCAAGCGCTCGGAAGGGAAGGCCACCTGGCCGGGACGAAAACAGGTTTATCGTAAATATAATAGCGCTGACGGCTCCATGGCGGGCGATATTGTCGCGCTGGCGGAAAATGATTCTCATGATGGAGAGCCGCTTATTGTGCCCGTAATGCAGGCCGGCAGACGTATTAACGAAAGTACTCCCCTGAATGAGATACGTCGGCGGACTTTGGAGAACTATACCCGTCTTCCGAAGCCTATGACGACTCTAGAGGTGGTTACGGCTTACCCGGTGGAAATTTCCACCTCGTTGCGAGCGTTAGCGAAGCATCTGGATGAAGTACAAAGCCTAGACGCTATATAA
- a CDS encoding glycine zipper family protein has translation MYSMLRTSALLLSFSLGACVSIPSGPSVMVLPGSGKTFDQFRNDDFYCKQYASEQVSGVTPNQASISSGLGSAAVGTGLGAAAGAALGGGTGAAIGAGSGLLGGGLVGSSTASESGYINQQRYDMGYIQCMYAKGNRVPIAGQIMDNASVSGPGQSISAPPREGDSRRFPPPPPPGNPPPPPPQ, from the coding sequence ATGTATAGCATGCTCAGAACGTCCGCTTTACTGTTGTCATTCTCGCTGGGTGCGTGCGTGAGCATACCGTCGGGTCCCAGTGTAATGGTTCTGCCAGGTTCGGGTAAAACCTTCGATCAGTTTCGAAATGATGACTTCTATTGTAAACAATATGCCAGTGAGCAAGTTAGTGGGGTAACGCCGAATCAAGCCTCCATTTCCAGCGGGCTAGGGAGCGCTGCCGTAGGTACCGGGCTTGGTGCGGCGGCCGGCGCGGCTTTGGGTGGTGGGACCGGTGCCGCAATTGGCGCGGGTAGCGGCCTGTTGGGTGGAGGGCTGGTGGGAAGCAGCACCGCCAGCGAATCAGGATATATTAATCAGCAACGTTACGATATGGGTTATATACAATGCATGTACGCCAAGGGTAATCGCGTCCCGATAGCCGGCCAGATCATGGACAATGCGTCCGTGAGCGGCCCCGGTCAGAGTATAAGTGCACCACCCCGGGAAGGCGATTCACGCCGTTTTCCCCCTCCACCGCCGCCCGGTAATCCGCCACCTCCGCCACCGCAATGA
- a CDS encoding MFS transporter: protein MNSPILTRILWVRGLRAFGDGYVSLLLPIYLIALGMNPFQVGIITTATLIGSGIVTLLAGFQAYRFTYKTLLLTATALMAATGFSFAAITEFWPLLLVAFVGTLNPSSGDVSLFLPLEHAVLSRFVEDRQRTAVFVRYSMVGALVAAAGALAAGLPDFAAASIQIDARDALQAMFVLYGIIGLLCAAIYATLPKEAGTTETGTANKARSAPLKKSRKIVFTLAALFSLDAFGGGFVVQSMLALWLFQKFQLSISMAGTIFFWTGIFSALSYLAAIRIANRFGLINTMVFTHLPANILLILIPFMPTLGWAIALLLIRSGLSQMDVPARSSYVMAIVPPAERAAAASMTSVPRSLASAAGPLLAGYLLSISSFGWPLVIAGGLKIIYDLLLLRMFRTVKPPEEGA from the coding sequence GTGAATTCACCCATTCTCACCCGCATTTTATGGGTTCGCGGCCTGCGGGCCTTTGGCGATGGCTACGTCAGTCTGCTGCTGCCGATCTATCTGATCGCGCTGGGCATGAATCCGTTTCAGGTTGGCATCATCACGACCGCCACCCTGATCGGGTCCGGCATCGTGACATTATTGGCTGGTTTCCAGGCCTATCGCTTCACCTATAAGACGTTATTGCTGACGGCGACTGCGCTGATGGCCGCAACCGGCTTCAGCTTTGCGGCCATCACTGAGTTCTGGCCCTTGCTGCTGGTGGCTTTCGTAGGGACATTGAACCCTTCCAGTGGCGACGTCAGCCTGTTTTTACCGCTTGAGCATGCGGTTCTCTCTCGATTTGTGGAGGACCGCCAGCGCACCGCCGTCTTCGTGCGGTATAGCATGGTCGGTGCCCTTGTGGCAGCCGCTGGAGCGCTCGCTGCCGGGTTACCTGACTTTGCAGCGGCCTCAATCCAGATCGATGCCAGAGACGCACTGCAAGCCATGTTTGTGTTGTACGGCATAATAGGATTGTTGTGCGCGGCAATTTATGCAACCCTGCCAAAAGAAGCCGGGACTACCGAGACGGGAACCGCAAACAAGGCCCGCTCCGCTCCATTAAAGAAATCCAGAAAGATCGTCTTTACTCTCGCTGCATTATTCAGCCTGGATGCGTTTGGCGGCGGCTTTGTGGTGCAATCAATGCTCGCGTTATGGTTGTTCCAGAAGTTTCAGCTTTCCATTTCGATGGCTGGGACTATTTTTTTCTGGACCGGTATATTCTCCGCGCTCTCCTACCTGGCGGCGATTCGCATTGCCAATCGGTTTGGATTGATAAATACGATGGTATTTACGCATTTGCCCGCGAATATACTTTTGATTCTCATCCCATTCATGCCGACGCTGGGCTGGGCAATTGCACTATTGCTGATACGGAGCGGTCTTTCGCAAATGGATGTGCCGGCGCGAAGCTCATATGTCATGGCGATCGTGCCCCCGGCGGAACGTGCGGCGGCAGCAAGTATGACTTCGGTTCCGCGCAGCCTGGCATCCGCCGCGGGTCCTTTGCTGGCCGGCTATCTGTTAAGCATATCGTCCTTCGGCTGGCCGCTGGTTATCGCGGGCGGGCTGAAAATTATCTATGACTTGCTATTGCTTCGGATGTTTAGAACCGTGAAGCCACCGGAGGAAGGCGCCTGA
- a CDS encoding ADP-ribosylglycohydrolase family protein: MKSVNTAEMRETRMRNALWGLFIGDALAMPAHWFYSLSNIQQYFNGGIRKYEAAPHPHPESFMVGMTYSPDVGSANRLGRPYDILHEHARFYETSYSEPTIQSSEQESEHGNPVPRLEDRFHYHHGLVAGENTLAAHLVRVLMRSVIRLGRYDPQDFLEGFIKHLTTPGKNRDPYTEIYIRRWFENYSRGLPPHACAELQRNIWSIGSHGGVLRPMVLAMLVESAYQGLGFAMEHQCLTHRSENAASALGVLVPLLHSLVNGADPVEAISVHARPIRTPRITGEALFAAYRKHNGPGNIPKDEMWRLHVTLDDAPYEVVQFARQYTEREVIRHVLATACYPEHGLPLLLYLIMKHDLGVEESLLANANAGGDSVHRGMIMGLIAGAANDDLPEHLIKGLVARDELKVEIDAFVDVALRGNAI, encoded by the coding sequence ATGAAATCTGTCAATACGGCCGAAATGCGGGAAACGCGCATGCGGAACGCGCTTTGGGGGCTTTTTATCGGCGATGCGCTGGCAATGCCCGCACACTGGTTTTACAGCCTGAGTAACATCCAGCAATATTTCAATGGTGGTATCAGAAAATATGAGGCCGCGCCTCATCCTCATCCTGAAAGCTTCATGGTTGGGATGACATACTCTCCGGATGTCGGCAGCGCAAATCGCCTGGGTCGTCCCTACGACATCCTTCACGAACACGCCCGTTTCTATGAAACCAGTTATAGTGAGCCGACTATCCAGTCTTCGGAACAGGAGAGCGAGCACGGCAACCCCGTTCCCCGGCTGGAAGATCGCTTCCACTACCATCACGGATTGGTGGCTGGGGAGAACACGCTTGCTGCCCACCTGGTCCGCGTGCTCATGCGTTCGGTAATACGCCTGGGCCGCTATGATCCACAAGACTTTCTTGAAGGGTTTATAAAGCATCTCACTACACCCGGGAAAAACCGCGATCCGTATACTGAGATATACATCCGACGATGGTTCGAGAATTATTCCCGAGGCTTGCCGCCTCATGCCTGCGCGGAATTGCAACGCAACATATGGTCTATCGGTTCGCACGGCGGCGTTTTACGTCCCATGGTTCTCGCGATGCTGGTCGAGAGCGCTTATCAAGGGCTTGGGTTCGCCATGGAACATCAGTGTCTCACCCACCGCTCCGAAAATGCAGCAAGCGCGCTGGGTGTCCTTGTTCCGCTTTTGCATTCACTGGTAAACGGTGCCGATCCGGTCGAGGCTATTTCTGTGCATGCCAGGCCGATACGCACGCCTCGTATCACCGGTGAGGCGCTTTTCGCGGCTTATCGCAAGCATAATGGCCCCGGCAACATCCCGAAAGATGAGATGTGGCGGCTTCACGTGACACTTGACGATGCACCTTATGAAGTCGTGCAATTCGCCCGGCAATATACCGAGCGTGAAGTGATACGTCATGTTCTTGCAACTGCGTGCTATCCGGAACACGGCCTTCCGCTGCTCCTGTATCTCATCATGAAACATGATCTTGGAGTGGAGGAATCTCTTTTGGCCAACGCCAACGCCGGTGGGGACAGCGTCCACAGGGGCATGATCATGGGGCTGATCGCCGGGGCGGCCAATGACGACCTGCCGGAGCATCTGATAAAAGGGTTGGTTGCTCGTGACGAATTGAAGGTCGAGATTGATGCATTCGTGGACGTCGCGCTGCGGGGAAACGCTATCTGA
- a CDS encoding type II toxin-antitoxin system RelE/ParE family toxin: protein MILSFKDKETEEFWLTGKSRKLPATLKKRAYARLQALHATEDIKDLLVPPGNQLERLKGERKAEHSIRINKQWRICFIWRDGDTHDVKIEDYH from the coding sequence ATGATACTTAGTTTTAAAGACAAAGAGACAGAAGAGTTTTGGCTTACGGGTAAAAGCCGAAAACTTCCAGCAACTCTTAAAAAAAGAGCTTATGCCCGCCTTCAGGCACTACACGCGACCGAAGATATAAAGGATCTTCTCGTTCCTCCCGGCAATCAGTTGGAAAGGCTGAAGGGTGAGCGGAAGGCTGAGCATAGTATCCGTATAAATAAACAATGGCGCATCTGTTTTATCTGGAGAGATGGCGATACGCATGATGTAAAAATCGAAGACTATCACTAG
- a CDS encoding dienelactone hydrolase family protein: MKNIILTAILLFVSSMVQAEVQGKEVTYRANGTLLKGYIAYDDAIQGKRPGVLVVHEWWGLDDYTRKRARMLAQLGYTALALDMYGEGRQAHHPDDAGKFAGELAKNLPLAKIRFEAAMEYLRQQKNVDAKNIAALGYCFGGSVVLQMARLGEDLKGVVSFHGNLATEHPVQPGEVRARIISFTGTDDPMIPAEQVAAFKQEMEKAGADYKAVTFVGAKHSFTNPAADEYGRKFNLPLAYDAAADKASWNETTNFLAGILKQE; this comes from the coding sequence ATGAAAAATATCATATTAACTGCAATATTGTTATTCGTGAGTTCAATGGTGCAGGCTGAAGTGCAGGGTAAGGAGGTGACTTACCGCGCCAATGGCACCTTATTGAAGGGTTATATTGCTTACGACGACGCGATTCAGGGCAAGCGTCCCGGTGTGTTGGTAGTGCATGAATGGTGGGGGCTGGACGATTACACGCGTAAGCGGGCGCGGATGCTGGCGCAATTAGGCTATACCGCGCTGGCGCTGGACATGTATGGCGAGGGCAGGCAGGCTCATCATCCGGATGATGCCGGCAAGTTCGCGGGTGAATTGGCGAAGAATCTGCCGCTGGCGAAAATACGTTTTGAAGCGGCGATGGAATACCTGCGGCAACAAAAAAACGTGGACGCGAAAAATATCGCCGCGCTGGGCTACTGTTTCGGGGGGAGCGTGGTGTTGCAGATGGCTCGCCTAGGCGAAGATTTGAAAGGCGTGGTCAGCTTCCATGGCAATCTGGCGACAGAGCATCCTGTGCAACCGGGTGAAGTCAGGGCACGGATCATTTCTTTTACCGGTACCGACGATCCCATGATTCCGGCAGAGCAGGTGGCGGCCTTCAAGCAGGAAATGGAAAAAGCCGGGGCAGATTACAAGGCAGTGACTTTCGTTGGCGCCAAGCACAGCTTCACCAACCCCGCTGCTGACGAGTACGGGCGCAAGTTCAACCTTCCACTCGCTTACGATGCAGCGGCGGACAAGGCATCGTGGAACGAAACAACAAATTTTCTTGCCGGTATACTCAAGCAGGAGTGA